A stretch of Bradyrhizobium sp. AZCC 2262 DNA encodes these proteins:
- a CDS encoding thiamine pyrophosphate-binding protein translates to MSRNMLNGAQVIVDYLIQEKVPQVFGLCGHGNIQFIDALYERSSDIKTISVHHESVAGFMADVYYRVSGRPTATFTSCGPGSANLPISLANAFLDSVPFMAVTGNVPTSQFNRGAFQEMYRHYQADFPSTVRTMCKKVFQPTRGEMVPLAVRQAWKTMTTGRPGPVVLDVPFDVFMESAAEEAPNAIAWNANISSRCGADPDGVVKAVDMLLSAERPAIIVGQGVRYGGAAEELLKLAERLQIPVAASASGLGAIDCNHPLALGLVARAGHYQANHATRQADVLLAMGMRFDDRTSSSWIPGYSFTIPPTRLIHVDIDPEEIGRNYPVALGLMADVRTFLRQVHAELDRRADLTKKADARKKWLSQIDGYRKEWDKFVAPGFSDDTTPINPQRAALEIDKALPDDAILVSDIGVHHNWLLGFCKPKRPDSLIGSMGFGPMGFGVAGVMGAKFAAPDRPCVSVCGDGAFFMHANVLGTAVEYNLPVVWVVWNNYAYASIRGLQRGYLGGRELATDFHDPNTGERYNPDFAAMARSCGVEGVRVDRAGDLGEAIRKGIAANKPYLIDVDIAADINPAGAGVWELPGLGQSKAGIGTRFQPA, encoded by the coding sequence ATGTCGCGTAACATGCTCAACGGCGCTCAGGTCATCGTCGACTACCTGATCCAGGAGAAGGTGCCGCAGGTGTTCGGCCTGTGCGGCCACGGCAACATCCAGTTCATCGATGCGCTCTACGAGCGCTCATCCGACATCAAGACCATCTCGGTGCACCATGAGAGCGTCGCCGGCTTCATGGCCGACGTTTATTACCGCGTGTCGGGACGGCCGACGGCGACGTTCACCTCCTGCGGGCCCGGCTCGGCCAACCTGCCGATCTCGCTCGCCAACGCCTTCCTCGACTCCGTGCCGTTCATGGCGGTGACCGGCAACGTGCCGACCAGCCAGTTCAACCGCGGCGCCTTCCAGGAAATGTACCGGCATTACCAGGCCGATTTTCCCTCCACCGTGCGCACGATGTGCAAGAAGGTGTTTCAGCCGACGCGCGGCGAGATGGTGCCGCTGGCGGTGCGGCAGGCCTGGAAGACCATGACGACCGGCCGGCCCGGTCCCGTGGTGCTCGACGTGCCCTTCGACGTGTTCATGGAGTCGGCGGCCGAAGAGGCGCCGAACGCGATCGCATGGAACGCCAACATCTCAAGCCGCTGCGGCGCCGATCCGGATGGCGTGGTGAAAGCCGTCGACATGCTGCTGTCAGCCGAGCGGCCGGCGATCATCGTAGGCCAGGGCGTGCGTTATGGCGGCGCGGCGGAAGAATTGCTGAAGCTCGCCGAGCGGCTGCAGATTCCGGTCGCGGCCTCCGCGAGTGGCCTTGGCGCGATCGATTGCAACCATCCGCTGGCGCTGGGCCTCGTCGCGCGCGCCGGGCATTACCAGGCCAACCACGCGACGCGACAGGCGGACGTGCTGCTGGCGATGGGGATGCGGTTCGACGATCGCACCTCGAGCTCGTGGATCCCGGGCTACTCCTTCACCATTCCGCCGACGCGGCTGATCCATGTCGACATCGATCCCGAAGAGATCGGCCGGAATTATCCGGTCGCGCTTGGCCTGATGGCCGACGTCCGCACGTTCCTGCGACAGGTCCATGCCGAACTCGATCGTCGCGCCGATCTCACCAAAAAGGCCGATGCGCGCAAAAAGTGGCTTTCGCAGATCGACGGCTACCGGAAAGAGTGGGACAAGTTTGTCGCCCCCGGATTTTCCGACGACACCACGCCGATCAATCCGCAGCGCGCCGCGCTCGAAATCGACAAGGCGCTGCCTGACGATGCGATCCTTGTCAGCGATATCGGCGTGCACCACAACTGGCTGCTCGGCTTCTGCAAGCCGAAGCGGCCGGATTCGCTGATCGGCTCGATGGGATTCGGCCCGATGGGTTTTGGGGTTGCCGGCGTGATGGGCGCAAAATTCGCCGCGCCCGACCGGCCCTGTGTCTCCGTGTGCGGCGACGGTGCCTTCTTCATGCACGCCAACGTGCTGGGAACGGCGGTCGAATATAATCTGCCTGTCGTCTGGGTGGTCTGGAACAATTACGCTTATGCCTCGATCCGGGGATTGCAGCGCGGTTATCTCGGCGGACGGGAACTGGCGACCGACTTCCACGATCCCAACACCGGCGAGCGCTACAATCCGGATTTCGCGGCGATGGCGCGCTCCTGCGGCGTCGAAGGCGTGCGCGTCGATCGTGCCGGCGATCTCGGCGAAGCCATCCGCAAGGGCATCGCGGCGAACAAGCCCTATCTGATCGATGTCGATATCGCCGCCGATATCAATCCGGCCGGCGCCGGCGTCTGGGAATTGCCCGGGCTCGGCCAGAGCAAGGCCGGCATCGGCACGCGCTTTCAGCCCGCCTGA
- a CDS encoding SDR family oxidoreductase, whose product MLLAGKKVVVVGGSSGIGLATAEMAKREGADVIIASRNVERLDKAAEKLNAIAIPTDVTSDDSVAELFRRCGPVDHVVVTAAQLRTGPFKTVAMADVRATMEGKFWGAWRVAQQAQIRAGGSLTLVSGFLSVRPRPNSAIVSAANGALESLSRALALELAPVRVNAVSPGIIDTPIRAAMPEEARRDMLAKAAASLPVGRVGAAEDIARQILGFMANGFATGSIVYIDGGALVI is encoded by the coding sequence ATGTTGCTTGCAGGCAAGAAAGTCGTCGTCGTCGGTGGTTCCTCCGGCATCGGTCTTGCGACCGCAGAGATGGCGAAGCGCGAGGGCGCCGATGTCATCATCGCGTCGCGCAACGTCGAGCGGCTCGACAAGGCTGCCGAAAAGCTGAATGCGATCGCGATTCCAACCGACGTCACCAGCGATGACAGCGTGGCGGAATTATTCCGCCGTTGCGGTCCCGTCGATCATGTCGTGGTCACGGCGGCGCAGCTTCGCACCGGTCCGTTCAAGACGGTGGCGATGGCAGATGTCCGCGCCACCATGGAAGGCAAGTTCTGGGGCGCCTGGCGGGTCGCGCAGCAGGCGCAAATCCGCGCCGGCGGATCGTTGACGCTGGTCTCGGGATTCCTCAGCGTTCGTCCGCGTCCGAATTCGGCGATCGTCAGCGCCGCCAATGGTGCCCTGGAATCGCTTTCGCGAGCGCTGGCGCTCGAACTCGCGCCGGTGCGCGTCAACGCGGTCTCGCCCGGAATCATCGACACCCCGATCCGCGCCGCGATGCCGGAAGAGGCGCGGCGCGATATGCTGGCGAAAGCTGCGGCGTCGCTGCCGGTCGGCCGCGTCGGCGCGGCTGAGGATATCGCGCGGCAGATCCTCGGTTTCATGGCGAACGGCTTTGCGACCGGATCGATCGTCTATATCGACGGCGGGGCGCTGGTGAT